A window of Brachybacterium fresconis contains these coding sequences:
- a CDS encoding biotin transporter BioY — translation MSAIAVPARRPVLADALAPHRSRVQDAALVLAGTAVVALLAQITIPLPLVPITGQTLGVILVGASLGSRRGAAALATYLLVGLAGAPVLAGFTGGPAAVLTPSFGFVLGFIPAAFVAGWFAERAWDRRPVLAMVGFVAASAVPFLVGVPYLAMIANAVLGADLGLTGVLAAGLWPFIPGGLVKAAIAAVLIPAAWRGVRRLDERG, via the coding sequence ATGTCCGCGATCGCCGTCCCGGCCCGCCGTCCCGTCCTGGCCGATGCCCTGGCCCCGCACCGCAGCCGCGTCCAGGATGCCGCGCTGGTGCTGGCCGGCACCGCCGTCGTCGCCCTCCTCGCGCAGATCACCATCCCGCTGCCGCTGGTGCCGATCACGGGCCAGACCCTCGGCGTGATCCTGGTCGGCGCGTCCCTGGGCTCCCGCCGCGGCGCCGCCGCGCTGGCCACCTACCTGCTCGTCGGGCTCGCCGGCGCCCCGGTCCTCGCCGGGTTCACCGGCGGACCCGCCGCCGTGCTGACCCCGAGCTTCGGCTTCGTCCTCGGCTTCATCCCCGCCGCCTTCGTGGCCGGCTGGTTCGCCGAGCGCGCCTGGGACCGTCGCCCGGTCCTGGCGATGGTGGGCTTCGTCGCCGCCAGCGCCGTGCCGTTCCTGGTGGGCGTGCCGTACCTGGCCATGATCGCGAACGCCGTCCTGGGCGCCGACCTGGGTCTGACCGGAGTGCTCGCCGCCGGGCTGTGGCCCTTCATCCCCGGCGGCCTGGTCAAGGCCGCCATCGCCGCGGTGCTGATCCCCGCCGCCTGGCGCGGCGTGCGCCGACTCGACGAGCGGGGCTGA
- a CDS encoding YdcF family protein — MLGAVVGTAFWWAVYLLVFRRDRRRVRNGALLLIALYSSVSTLTQLISTTLLLGDILMLVAVGAALLGVIALGIFLIANGLTMVRKEGRSLGNLLSGIAGLALLGAPVAAVALGITLTPFGVGAGALLTLLALHLGIAFLVFLCASIPYQLFPKKLPTTGIIVHGSGLINGRVTKLLRGRLDRAVTERERLLAEGHDPMVVPSGGQGEDEARSEGAAMAEYLREVAGVPADRILAETASTTTRENLTFSHRLLDEAGHQGPYLVSTSRYHAFRAALLARGLGYADEAIGGPTTFYYVPSATLREFLAVMSYHKVWITVLFLPSLTFVALLVRALLLAT; from the coding sequence ATGCTGGGTGCGGTGGTCGGAACGGCCTTCTGGTGGGCGGTGTACCTGCTGGTCTTCCGACGGGACCGACGGCGGGTGCGCAACGGCGCGCTGCTGCTGATCGCGCTGTACTCGAGCGTCTCGACCCTCACCCAGCTGATCTCCACCACGCTGCTGCTCGGGGACATCCTGATGCTGGTGGCCGTGGGAGCGGCCCTGCTCGGCGTCATCGCCCTGGGGATCTTCCTGATCGCCAACGGTCTGACGATGGTCCGCAAGGAGGGCCGTTCCCTGGGCAATCTGCTCTCCGGGATCGCCGGTCTCGCCCTGCTGGGTGCTCCGGTGGCCGCGGTGGCGCTGGGGATCACGCTGACGCCGTTCGGCGTCGGAGCGGGTGCCCTGCTGACCCTCCTCGCCCTCCACCTGGGCATCGCGTTCCTGGTGTTCCTGTGCGCCTCGATCCCCTACCAGCTGTTCCCGAAGAAGCTGCCCACGACGGGGATCATCGTGCACGGGTCGGGGCTGATCAACGGCCGTGTCACCAAGCTCCTGCGGGGCCGGCTGGACCGGGCGGTGACGGAACGTGAGCGCCTGCTGGCCGAAGGCCACGATCCGATGGTGGTGCCGTCGGGCGGACAGGGCGAGGACGAGGCCCGTTCGGAAGGGGCGGCGATGGCCGAATACCTGCGCGAGGTGGCCGGCGTGCCCGCCGATCGGATCCTCGCCGAGACCGCCTCGACCACCACCCGGGAGAACCTGACCTTCTCGCACCGCCTGTTGGACGAGGCGGGCCACCAGGGTCCCTACCTCGTCTCGACCAGTCGCTATCACGCGTTCCGCGCTGCGCTGCTGGCGCGCGGCCTGGGCTATGCGGATGAGGCGATCGGTGGCCCGACCACCTTCTACTACGTCCCCAGCGCCACCTTGCGCGAGTTCCTCGCGGTGATGTCGTACCACAAGGTGTGGATCACGGTGCTGTTCCTGCCGTCGCTGACCTTCGTCGCGCTTCTGGTCCGGGCGCTGCTCCTGGCGACCTGA
- a CDS encoding YdcF family protein, with protein sequence MLGVVAAVALWWAAYLLLFRQDRRRLRTGLALLLALWPSVTLLADLVLRGRPPGEVLLLVAGAVGLVGALTLGVTVVVGAAVVSPLESGPVGRLLSGLGGLALLIAPWAVVALVGTETPLGIGVGVAGGVIAAHMGLAFLVFLGATVPYQLFPSRRESTGIIILGSVLFDGRVPPLLRRRLDRAVAERERLLALGIDPVLVTSGGKGDAVNPPESTAMAAYLVGVAGVPADRVRTETSSRTTEENLLYSHRILDEAGHQGPYIITTSGYHAFRAALLARGLGFDDEVVGGPTALSYLPTATLREFVITMSYRKRWIAALVPVTVALVVLLVRAA encoded by the coding sequence GTGCTGGGTGTGGTGGCCGCGGTCGCGCTGTGGTGGGCGGCGTACCTGCTGCTGTTCCGGCAGGATCGTCGCCGGCTGCGCACGGGGCTCGCCCTGCTGCTGGCCCTCTGGCCGAGCGTCACGCTGCTCGCCGACCTGGTCCTCCGGGGGCGTCCGCCGGGTGAGGTGCTCCTCCTCGTGGCCGGCGCCGTCGGCCTGGTCGGAGCGCTCACCCTGGGCGTCACGGTGGTCGTCGGGGCCGCGGTGGTCTCCCCGCTCGAGAGCGGCCCCGTCGGGCGCCTCCTCTCGGGCCTCGGGGGACTCGCGCTGCTGATCGCGCCCTGGGCCGTCGTCGCCCTGGTGGGCACGGAGACACCGCTCGGGATCGGAGTCGGGGTCGCGGGTGGGGTGATCGCCGCGCACATGGGGCTCGCCTTCCTCGTGTTCCTGGGTGCCACGGTCCCGTATCAGCTGTTCCCCTCGCGCCGCGAGAGCACGGGCATCATCATCCTGGGCTCGGTCCTGTTCGACGGGCGCGTCCCTCCTCTGCTGCGGCGCCGTCTCGACCGGGCCGTCGCCGAGCGCGAGCGGCTCCTCGCGCTCGGGATCGATCCGGTGCTGGTGACCTCGGGCGGCAAGGGCGACGCGGTGAACCCGCCCGAGAGCACGGCCATGGCCGCCTACCTGGTCGGGGTGGCCGGGGTACCGGCCGATCGGGTCCGCACCGAGACGAGTTCCCGGACCACCGAGGAGAACCTGCTCTACTCGCACCGGATCCTCGACGAGGCCGGTCACCAAGGCCCGTACATCATCACCACCAGCGGCTATCACGCCTTCCGCGCTGCGCTCCTGGCGCGCGGGCTCGGGTTCGACGACGAGGTGGTCGGCGGTCCGACGGCCCTGTCCTACCTGCCCACCGCGACGCTGCGCGAGTTCGTCATCACCATGTCGTACCGGAAGCGGTGGATCGCCGCGCTGGTCCCGGTGACCGTGGCCCTCGTCGTCCTGCTGGTGCGAGCCGCCTGA
- a CDS encoding tagaturonate epimerase family protein — protein MTLRTDSLTASIRYDGSARSLQLTAASADALAGFEGEAAASGDGHVLTGPLSTPNARALQDAFAVLRPQLISGHRTSVGTGDRTGLATPGQVRAFAAEGAGVMPVLAQQSIREMDRLGRSARSVLDDAVFGLVEAGWEGGFGADCDHIKTTEGIDRGLEAGFTMFTLDPGDLVADTTGGVTRADAEALPWDQLGDSLADLITRCAGMTLDVGHSQIEVTERDVLTAAVKYGRAVVEAMRLYRHVTENARHEVEIEIAVDETAWQTTFFEHYYLASELTRLGARWFSFAPRYVDGFEKGLDFLGDAEELRTNLEAHHAISEQFGGYRISLHSGSDKFSIYPLCVAATQGHVHLKTSGTSYLCGLEIVASHDPDLFGAIWDISRASYVKARASYQVSAHEDRTPTSLAGVDLGDLIRSADARQILHVGYGDSLSGTDATGNSIHDRFLEVVASHQNEHTDVVAAHIGRHLSPFAAAGIRS, from the coding sequence ATGACCCTGCGCACCGACTCCCTCACCGCGAGCATCCGCTACGACGGATCGGCCCGCTCCCTGCAGCTGACCGCCGCCTCGGCCGACGCCCTGGCCGGCTTCGAGGGTGAGGCCGCCGCGAGCGGTGACGGCCACGTGCTCACCGGCCCGCTGAGCACCCCCAACGCCCGGGCGCTGCAGGATGCCTTCGCGGTCCTGCGTCCCCAGCTGATCAGCGGCCACCGCACCTCTGTCGGCACCGGGGACCGCACCGGACTGGCCACGCCCGGCCAGGTCCGCGCCTTCGCCGCCGAGGGCGCCGGGGTGATGCCGGTGCTGGCCCAGCAGTCGATCCGCGAGATGGACCGCCTGGGCCGCAGCGCCCGGTCGGTCCTGGACGATGCCGTCTTCGGGCTGGTCGAGGCCGGGTGGGAAGGTGGCTTCGGAGCCGACTGCGACCACATCAAGACCACCGAGGGCATCGATCGCGGCCTCGAGGCCGGCTTCACGATGTTCACCCTCGATCCGGGGGACCTGGTCGCCGACACGACCGGCGGGGTCACGAGGGCCGATGCCGAGGCGCTGCCCTGGGACCAGCTCGGGGACTCGCTCGCCGACCTCATCACGCGCTGCGCGGGGATGACGCTGGACGTCGGCCACTCGCAGATCGAGGTCACCGAGCGCGATGTCCTGACCGCCGCGGTGAAGTACGGCCGTGCGGTCGTGGAGGCGATGCGCCTGTACCGGCACGTCACGGAGAACGCTCGGCACGAGGTGGAGATCGAGATCGCGGTCGACGAGACGGCCTGGCAGACCACCTTCTTCGAGCACTACTACCTCGCCTCCGAGCTCACGCGCCTGGGGGCGCGCTGGTTCAGCTTCGCCCCCCGCTACGTGGACGGCTTCGAGAAGGGTCTGGACTTCCTCGGGGACGCCGAGGAGCTGCGCACGAACCTCGAGGCGCACCACGCGATCTCGGAGCAGTTCGGCGGCTACCGGATCTCCCTGCACTCGGGCTCGGACAAGTTCTCCATCTATCCGCTGTGCGTGGCGGCCACGCAGGGGCACGTGCACCTGAAGACCTCGGGCACCAGCTACCTGTGCGGCCTCGAGATCGTGGCCTCCCATGATCCCGACCTGTTCGGGGCGATCTGGGACATCTCCCGCGCGTCCTACGTCAAGGCCCGGGCCAGCTACCAGGTCTCGGCCCACGAGGACCGCACCCCGACCTCCCTGGCCGGCGTGGACCTGGGGGACCTGATCCGCTCGGCCGACGCCCGCCAGATCCTGCACGTGGGCTACGGCGACTCGCTGAGCGGCACCGATGCCACCGGAAACTCGATCCACGACCGCTTCCTCGAGGTCGTGGCCTCGCACCAGAACGAGCACACCGACGTGGTCGCGGCCCATATCGGTCGCCACCTCTCCCCCTTCGCCGCAGCCGGCATCCGGAGCTGA
- a CDS encoding zinc-binding alcohol dehydrogenase family protein: MRALQVMGPGAVEVVEVPAPRPAPGEALLRVRYAGICGSDIQTLRGTQPFASYPRVPGHEFSAEIVELGDSDHGPDDAPGATGDFAVGDLVTGVPYFEDGTCYSCRRGLVNACVHNETMGVHRDGAFQELLTMPLDRLHRAEGIDPRDLALVEPFSIGYHAVRRAAVGPGDRVLVLGAGAIGLLTLLAARLHGAEVWIADVVPGRLELAASLGAAGTADLTTATIPELVGAATGGDGFDVVCEATGVPVSFTNAIEAAAVGARLALIGNGTAEVTFQQSVLIKKELTVVGSRNSRGVFPALIELLETGQVDVAPLRTSVVPFTAAAGALQAAAAGSTADVKVLLEFPPGP, from the coding sequence ATGAGAGCGCTGCAGGTGATGGGACCAGGGGCCGTCGAAGTGGTCGAGGTCCCCGCCCCGCGACCCGCCCCCGGGGAGGCGCTGCTGCGCGTCCGCTACGCCGGCATCTGCGGCTCCGACATCCAGACCCTCCGCGGCACCCAGCCTTTCGCCTCCTACCCCCGCGTGCCCGGCCACGAGTTCTCCGCCGAGATCGTGGAGCTGGGCGACAGCGACCACGGGCCCGACGATGCCCCCGGGGCCACCGGCGACTTCGCGGTCGGGGACCTGGTCACCGGGGTGCCGTACTTCGAGGACGGCACCTGCTACTCCTGCCGCCGCGGGCTGGTCAACGCCTGCGTGCACAACGAGACGATGGGCGTGCACCGGGACGGGGCCTTCCAGGAGCTGCTGACGATGCCGCTGGACCGCCTGCACCGCGCCGAGGGCATCGACCCCCGGGATCTGGCCCTGGTCGAGCCCTTCTCGATCGGGTATCACGCCGTGCGACGCGCCGCGGTCGGCCCGGGCGACCGGGTGCTGGTGCTCGGCGCCGGGGCGATCGGCCTGCTGACCCTGCTGGCCGCCCGCCTCCACGGCGCCGAGGTGTGGATCGCCGACGTGGTCCCGGGACGTCTGGAGCTGGCCGCCTCCCTCGGCGCGGCCGGCACCGCCGACCTCACCACCGCCACGATCCCGGAGCTGGTCGGCGCGGCCACCGGCGGCGACGGCTTCGACGTGGTCTGCGAGGCCACCGGAGTGCCGGTCTCCTTCACCAACGCGATCGAGGCGGCGGCCGTCGGTGCGCGCCTGGCGCTGATCGGCAACGGCACGGCCGAGGTCACCTTCCAGCAATCCGTCCTGATCAAGAAGGAGCTCACCGTCGTCGGCTCCCGCAACAGCCGCGGCGTCTTCCCGGCCCTCATCGAGCTGCTGGAGACCGGCCAGGTCGACGTCGCCCCGCTGCGCACGAGCGTGGTGCCGTTCACCGCCGCGGCGGGGGCGCTGCAGGCCGCGGCCGCCGGGTCGACCGCGGACGTCAAGGTGCTCCTGGAGTTCCCACCCGGCCCGTGA
- a CDS encoding LacI family DNA-binding transcriptional regulator: MAMTLKDVSARAGVSVATASRAFQRPELVGAATREKVLAAADELGYAPNRSARALITGRAGVYGVIVPDLENPFFPAVLKGAQARAHQLGSQLLITDAGEVPEGELPLVHTLAAQVDGIVLCSSRMDEDSLREAATMTRLSLVNRVSPALPGVFADPAEGVPAALRHLQRMGHRRIGYVGGPSTSRSDAMRRTVIERICTGSGLEWTDIGSFPPSVDGGRSGAEAVLLTDVTAVLVYNDVMALALMERLRSFGVGVPGDISVVGWDDIEFSALVTPGLSTVRVPRYDMGVGAIDLLHERGADPTGATPTGAIPTAEAPPGAGRARIGLPTRFVPRGSTAKVAASE, translated from the coding sequence ATGGCCATGACCCTGAAGGACGTCTCGGCCCGGGCGGGCGTCTCGGTCGCGACCGCGTCGCGCGCATTCCAACGGCCCGAACTGGTCGGAGCCGCCACTCGGGAGAAGGTCCTCGCCGCCGCCGACGAGCTGGGGTATGCCCCCAATCGCAGCGCGCGCGCCCTGATCACGGGCCGCGCCGGGGTCTACGGCGTGATCGTGCCGGACCTGGAGAACCCCTTCTTCCCGGCTGTGCTCAAGGGGGCCCAGGCCCGCGCCCACCAGCTCGGCTCGCAGCTGCTGATCACCGATGCGGGCGAGGTCCCGGAGGGGGAGCTGCCCCTGGTGCACACCCTCGCCGCCCAGGTCGACGGCATCGTGCTGTGCTCGAGCCGGATGGACGAGGACTCGCTGCGCGAGGCGGCCACCATGACCCGCCTCAGCCTCGTCAACCGCGTCTCCCCGGCCCTGCCGGGCGTGTTCGCCGATCCGGCCGAGGGCGTCCCGGCGGCGCTGCGGCACCTGCAGCGCATGGGCCACCGCCGCATCGGCTACGTCGGCGGGCCCAGCACCAGTCGGTCCGACGCCATGCGGCGCACGGTGATCGAGCGCATCTGCACCGGATCCGGGCTGGAATGGACGGACATCGGCTCCTTCCCGCCGTCGGTCGACGGTGGGCGCAGCGGCGCCGAGGCCGTGCTGCTGACCGACGTCACCGCCGTGCTCGTCTACAACGACGTCATGGCGCTGGCGCTGATGGAGCGTCTGCGCAGCTTCGGCGTCGGCGTGCCCGGCGACATCAGCGTCGTGGGATGGGACGACATCGAGTTCTCCGCCCTGGTCACCCCGGGCCTCAGCACGGTGCGCGTGCCGCGCTACGACATGGGGGTCGGAGCCATCGACCTGCTGCACGAGCGCGGTGCGGACCCGACCGGCGCGACCCCGACCGGCGCGATCCCGACGGCCGAGGCGCCGCCCGGGGCCGGGCGCGCTCGCATCGGCCTGCCGACCCGGTTCGTGCCCCGCGGATCGACGGCGAAGGTCGCCGCCTCGGAGTAA
- a CDS encoding helix-hairpin-helix domain-containing protein, translating into MSDLSTPIGEIPGVGRPAARALADQGLSTLGSLAGADWEQLADLHGVGPAAGRRLQAALAEHGEMMVHPPAPQRRAATVTRGSTGKNAADLKTHATAVDPADYVAGLDARRSREGHVLLELFGQATGAPATMWGPSMIGYGQTHYVYASGREGDTFHVGFSPRKADLALYGLVNLPRSDELLERMGRYRRGAGCVWVKKLEDIDLGALTELVTHAWRTEPGSC; encoded by the coding sequence ATGAGCGACCTCAGCACGCCGATCGGCGAGATTCCCGGCGTCGGCCGGCCGGCCGCGCGAGCCCTCGCCGACCAGGGCCTGTCCACCCTCGGCTCCCTCGCCGGGGCGGACTGGGAGCAGCTGGCCGACCTGCACGGCGTCGGCCCCGCCGCCGGACGTCGGCTGCAGGCGGCGCTCGCCGAGCACGGCGAGATGATGGTGCATCCGCCCGCGCCGCAGCGCCGCGCCGCCACGGTCACCCGCGGCAGCACGGGGAAGAACGCCGCGGATCTGAAGACCCACGCCACCGCGGTGGACCCGGCCGACTACGTCGCGGGCCTCGACGCCCGCCGCAGCCGCGAGGGCCACGTCCTGCTGGAGCTGTTCGGGCAGGCCACCGGTGCGCCGGCGACCATGTGGGGACCCAGCATGATCGGCTACGGGCAGACCCACTACGTGTACGCCAGCGGCCGCGAGGGGGACACCTTCCACGTCGGCTTCAGTCCCCGGAAGGCGGACCTCGCCCTGTACGGCCTGGTGAACCTCCCGCGCAGCGACGAGCTGCTGGAGCGGATGGGCAGGTACCGCCGCGGCGCGGGCTGCGTGTGGGTGAAGAAGCTCGAGGACATCGACCTCGGCGCGCTGACCGAACTGGTCACCCACGCCTGGAGGACCGAGCCCGGCAGCTGCTGA
- a CDS encoding potassium channel family protein encodes MGLPERRRRRAEHVPAARRKSRAGVLIVAIGALMVLLDAIGFLVLMALEGREHSLVTAIYWAITTMSTLGYGDITFDSDGGRLFSVWVLLSGVVYMLVLLPFFVIQYMVTPWLDRRRTSRTPRKVPAALRDHVLLVGSDAVTQAFAARAERSQVPAVLVVEDPIEAGRIHDQGRQVIVGPLDSAMTYRNAGADRARLVVSTLTDTANTNVAFTVRQVGGDVSVAVTASKPVSVDVLGLAGSDHVLELGAVLGREMASRVLGSTGRVHRIGSFGDTFIAEAAARDTALVGMTLGEAIGSLSSCVRILAIMRKGRLRPLKPELQITETTVLILAGEADELAAYDEQFQVSEQSEDPVIILGGGRVGRSASRELTAQGIPNTIVEQLPGRVENSYSALEGTASYTVADGDAADQRVLRRAGLDRASAVLVTPRDDDLNVYLTLFCRRLRPELQVVSRATYERNVATLYRAGADSVLSYATIGATDLWNHAGLSRRVLVAEGNELFLAPRPSSLVRRSVRNSEVHRRTGCHIVAVAEEDGTLRYDTESIPSSPGKLLLLGDRHAERLFREAYLKRRRLRPTGPVGHNR; translated from the coding sequence ATGGGACTGCCTGAGCGCAGGCGTCGGCGGGCCGAGCACGTCCCGGCGGCGCGGCGGAAGTCGCGGGCCGGTGTGCTGATCGTCGCGATCGGGGCCCTGATGGTGCTCCTGGACGCCATCGGCTTCCTGGTCCTGATGGCGCTCGAGGGACGGGAGCATTCCCTCGTCACGGCCATCTACTGGGCGATCACCACCATGTCGACCCTCGGCTACGGCGACATCACCTTCGACAGCGACGGCGGGCGCCTGTTCTCCGTGTGGGTCCTGCTCAGCGGCGTGGTCTACATGCTGGTGCTGCTGCCCTTCTTCGTCATCCAGTACATGGTCACGCCCTGGCTGGACCGACGCCGCACCTCGCGCACCCCGCGCAAGGTCCCCGCGGCCCTGCGCGACCATGTCCTGCTGGTGGGCTCCGACGCCGTCACCCAGGCCTTCGCCGCCCGCGCCGAACGCTCGCAGGTGCCCGCCGTCCTCGTCGTCGAGGACCCGATCGAGGCCGGACGGATCCACGACCAGGGTCGGCAGGTCATCGTCGGCCCGCTGGACTCGGCGATGACCTACCGCAACGCCGGGGCGGATCGGGCGCGCCTGGTCGTCTCCACTCTCACGGACACCGCCAACACGAACGTCGCCTTCACCGTCCGTCAGGTCGGCGGCGACGTCTCCGTCGCGGTCACCGCGAGCAAGCCCGTCTCCGTCGACGTGCTCGGCCTGGCCGGCTCCGATCACGTGCTCGAGCTCGGTGCGGTGCTGGGCCGGGAGATGGCCTCGCGCGTGCTCGGGTCCACGGGGAGGGTCCATCGGATCGGCAGCTTCGGGGACACCTTCATCGCGGAGGCCGCCGCGCGGGACACCGCTCTGGTGGGCATGACCCTGGGGGAGGCGATCGGGAGCCTCAGCTCCTGCGTGCGGATCCTCGCGATCATGCGCAAGGGGCGGCTGCGCCCGCTCAAGCCCGAGCTGCAGATCACCGAGACGACCGTGCTGATCCTCGCCGGGGAGGCGGACGAGCTCGCGGCCTACGACGAGCAGTTCCAGGTCAGCGAGCAGTCCGAGGATCCGGTGATCATCCTCGGCGGGGGCCGGGTGGGACGCTCCGCCTCGCGGGAGCTGACCGCGCAGGGGATCCCCAACACGATCGTCGAGCAGCTGCCGGGCCGGGTCGAGAACTCGTACTCCGCCCTGGAGGGCACCGCCTCCTACACGGTGGCCGACGGGGACGCCGCGGACCAGCGGGTCCTGCGTCGGGCCGGCCTCGACCGCGCCTCCGCGGTGCTGGTGACACCGCGCGACGACGACCTCAACGTCTACCTGACCCTGTTCTGCCGTCGTCTGCGTCCCGAGCTGCAGGTCGTCTCGCGCGCGACCTATGAGCGCAACGTCGCCACGCTGTATCGCGCGGGAGCCGACAGCGTGCTGTCCTACGCCACCATCGGTGCCACCGACCTGTGGAACCACGCCGGGCTCAGCCGTCGGGTGCTGGTGGCCGAGGGGAACGAGCTGTTCCTGGCTCCACGTCCGTCCTCGCTGGTCCGACGGTCCGTGCGCAACTCCGAGGTGCATCGCCGCACCGGCTGCCACATCGTCGCGGTGGCCGAGGAGGACGGCACCCTCCGTTACGACACCGAGTCGATCCCGTCGTCCCCGGGCAAGCTGCTGCTGCTGGGTGACCGCCATGCCGAGCGGCTCTTCCGCGAGGCCTACCTGAAGCGGCGGCGACTGCGGCCGACGGGCCCTGTCGGGCACAACCGCTGA
- a CDS encoding peroxiredoxin, protein MTAPVKLAVGDRAPAFDLPTAGGGRVSLDELRGAPALVWFYPAANTSLCTKQACDLRDNHQMFLDAGYRVVGISPDPIAELDRFAAEQDLPYNLAGDETHQVMEAYGAWGEKNMYGKKVQGTIRSTFAIDAEGVLTFVKYRVGTPKHIALLQEKLGL, encoded by the coding sequence ATGACCGCCCCCGTGAAGCTCGCCGTCGGCGACCGTGCCCCCGCGTTCGACCTGCCCACCGCCGGAGGGGGACGGGTGAGCCTCGACGAGCTGCGCGGAGCCCCGGCCCTGGTCTGGTTCTATCCGGCGGCGAACACCTCGCTGTGCACGAAGCAGGCCTGCGACCTGCGCGACAACCATCAGATGTTCCTCGATGCCGGGTACCGCGTGGTGGGCATCTCCCCGGATCCGATCGCGGAGCTGGACCGCTTCGCCGCGGAGCAGGATCTGCCGTACAACCTGGCCGGCGACGAGACCCATCAGGTCATGGAGGCCTACGGGGCGTGGGGCGAGAAGAACATGTACGGCAAGAAGGTCCAGGGCACGATCCGCTCGACGTTCGCTATCGACGCCGAGGGTGTGCTGACCTTCGTGAAGTACCGCGTGGGCACTCCGAAGCACATCGCGCTGCTGCAGGAGAAGCTCGGGCTCTGA
- a CDS encoding GntR family transcriptional regulator, translating into MTTRHERVQLPLMQPLRRPSIIDQAELELRNGIYYGDLRPGDAVPEVQVSRQMGISRSSLREACQRLVRDGLLTQIPGRGLFVTHMDAETMSDFIDYRLGIEMQAATIVADRVTKLRSTDQDEEVEALLAPLRVCLERSRTAMAAEEVIDAGNADLDLHQQLAELSRNRFLVTAMNTIVILTRMGSFSDPLGFGVRADITSTLEDLVEALSRGDASRARALLRGSLQELARRLRSGDETVEDTEVVRDPDLLESTAPEWPTLGEGDTTS; encoded by the coding sequence ATGACGACTCGCCATGAACGAGTGCAGCTGCCGCTGATGCAGCCGCTGCGTCGGCCCTCGATCATCGACCAGGCCGAGCTCGAGCTGCGCAATGGCATCTACTACGGCGACCTCCGCCCGGGCGATGCCGTCCCCGAGGTGCAGGTCTCCCGGCAGATGGGCATCTCCCGCTCCTCGCTGCGCGAGGCCTGCCAGCGTCTGGTGCGTGACGGTCTGCTGACCCAGATCCCCGGTCGCGGGCTCTTCGTCACCCACATGGACGCCGAGACGATGTCGGACTTCATCGACTACCGCCTGGGCATCGAGATGCAGGCCGCCACGATCGTCGCGGACCGGGTGACGAAACTGCGCAGCACCGATCAGGACGAGGAGGTCGAGGCCCTGCTCGCCCCGCTGCGGGTATGTCTGGAACGCAGCCGCACCGCGATGGCCGCCGAGGAGGTCATCGACGCCGGCAACGCCGACCTGGACCTCCATCAGCAGCTGGCCGAGCTCTCCCGCAACCGCTTCCTGGTCACCGCGATGAACACGATCGTGATCCTCACCCGCATGGGCAGCTTCTCCGACCCGCTGGGCTTCGGCGTGCGAGCCGACATCACCTCGACGCTCGAGGACCTGGTGGAGGCGCTCTCACGGGGTGATGCCTCCCGGGCCCGTGCGCTGCTGCGCGGATCGCTGCAGGAGCTGGCCCGCCGTCTGCGCTCGGGCGACGAGACCGTCGAGGACACCGAGGTCGTGCGCGATCCGGACCTGCTGGAGTCGACCGCGCCGGAGTGGCCGACCCTGGGCGAGGGCGACACCACGAGCTGA